A stretch of Aedes aegypti strain LVP_AGWG chromosome 2, AaegL5.0 Primary Assembly, whole genome shotgun sequence DNA encodes these proteins:
- the LOC23687831 gene encoding LOW QUALITY PROTEIN: putative oxidoreductase GLYR1 homolog (The sequence of the model RefSeq protein was modified relative to this genomic sequence to represent the inferred CDS: inserted 3 bases in 2 codons; substituted 1 base at 1 genomic stop codon), with the protein MGIQSGDFSSMSNNTPALNVCRYNEMSNPSSQQNWLARTFKKRSTIFVCFIKLLGFSPWPGRISEPPAELRRITAKKNIPVRCIFFFGSNNYAWIEETXKPYQEFKEKLLSSCKSAGFKEAVQQIEEFIASPENFQHLFASEXDNRPDPDVEFNKLRKGGTESGEETTVNNTSTPAALESVETKPVTAKKSAAKKKAASTTKARAIGNKAKAAAALNDTSSPKRKRKILNDTTGDVSSLDLDTFSPVRRNVPVSHLLNRPTVARPATPEIDMISAQCVSNALQSRNIQASNLKFGFLGLGMIKNLLNSGHSVVVWNRTATKCRKFQEVGAEVADTPSDVIEMTDVTFSCVADPQVAKELVFGNCGVMSANLVGKGYVEMTGVDPETSHDIAEQIISKGGRYLEAQIQGSKNQAEEGTLIILAAGERVLFEECQICFEAISRNSLYMGDVGNATKMNLVLQMISGVMLAGIAEGLALANRAGLQQKDVLEVLELTSMSSELVMQKGNAIIMGEFPPQQELKHMQKDLKLALNLAEGLEHXLPITAASNEVYKHAKCLGYGSHDSSAV; encoded by the exons atgggtatacaaagtggagatttttcctCAATGTCCAATAACACCCCTGCATTGAATGTTTGTAGAtataatgaaatgtcaaatcCCAGCTCACAACAAAACTGGCTCGCTCGCACATTTAAAAAAAGATCAACAATTTTCGTTTGTTTTATAAAACTGCTAG GCTTCTCGCCCTGGCCAGGTCGTATCTCGGAGCCCCCGGCAGAGCTCCGCCGTATTACCGCCAAGAAAAACATTCCCGTTCGATGCATTTTCTTCTTTGGTTCCAACAACTATGCATGGATCGAGGAAAC CAAGCCATACCAGGAGTTCAAAGAGAAGCTGCTCTCGTCGTGCAAGTCGGCCGGCTTCAAGGAGGCCGTTCAGCAAATCGAAGAGTTCATCGCCTCGCCGGAAAACTTCCAGCATCTGTTCGCCTCGGAGTAAGACAACCGCCCCGAtccggacgtcgagttcaacaAACTGCGCAAAGGTGGCACCGAAAGCGGCGAGGAAACGACCGTCAACAACACGTCCACCCCGGCAGCGCTGGAATCGGTCGAAACGAAACCCGTAACGGCCAAGAAATCCGCCGCCAAAAAGAAAGCTGCTTCCACAACCAAAGCCCGCGCGATAGGCAACAAAGCGAAAGCTGCAGCGGCCCTGAACGACACTTCATCGCCCAAGCGCAAACGGAAAATCCTCAACGATACCACCGGCGATGTGTCCTCACTTGATCTCGACACTTTCTCCCCGGTGCGTCGCAATGTACCTGTATCACATCTGTTGAACCGACCAACGGTAGCCCGCCCGGCCACGCCGGAAATCGATATGATCAGcgcacagtg CGTGTCGAACGCGCTCCAGTCGCGCAACATTCAGGCCTCGAATCTGAAATTCGGGTTCCTCGGACTCGGCATGATCAAGAATCTACTCAATTCCGGCCACTCGGTCGTGGTTTGGAACCGGACGGCCACCAAGTGTCGGAAGTTCCAGGAAGTGGGCGCCGAAGTCGCCGACACCCCGTCGGACGTGATCGAAATGACCGATGTGACGTTCTCGTGCGTTGCCGATCCTCAGGTTGCCAAAGAGTTGGTATTCGGAAATTGTGGCGTCATGTCGGCCAATCTGGTCGGCAAAGGCTACGTTGAGATGACCGGCGTCGATCCCGAAACGTCACATGACATTGCAGAGCAAATTATCTCCAAAGGAGGACGATATCTAGAAGCACAAATTCAGGGATCCAAAAACCAAGCGGAGGAAGGAACGTTAATAATTCTGGCCGCCGGCGAACGGGTGCTGTTCGAGGAATGCCAGATCTGCTTCGAGGCCATCTCGCGCAACTCGTTGTACATGGGCGACGTGGGCAATGCCACCAAGATGAATCTGGTCCTGCAGATGATCTCCGGCGTGATGCTGGCCGGTATTGCCGAGGGGCTGGCGCTGGCCAATCGAGCGGGTCTTCAACAGAAGGATGTCCTGGAAGTGCTGGAACTGACAAGCATGTCGTCAGAGCTGGTTATGCAGAAGGGAAATGCAATCATCATGGGCGAATTCCCGCCCCAGCAGGAACTGAAGCACATGCAGAAGGACCTCAAGCTGGCGCTGAACCTGGCCGAAGGTCTGGAGC CCCTGCCCATCACGGCCGCCTCCAACGAGGTGTACAAGCACGCGAAATGCCTCGGCTACGGTTCCCACGATTCCAGCGCAGTTTAG
- the LOC110676973 gene encoding LOW QUALITY PROTEIN: putative oxidoreductase GLYR1 homolog (The sequence of the model RefSeq protein was modified relative to this genomic sequence to represent the inferred CDS: inserted 3 bases in 2 codons; substituted 1 base at 1 genomic stop codon) produces the protein MGIQSGDFSSMSNNTPALNVCRYNEMSNPSSQQNWLARTFKKRSTIFVCFIKLLGFSPWPGRISEPPAELRRITAKKNIPVRCIFFFGSNNYAWIEETXKPYQEFKEKLLSSCKSAGFKEAVQQIEEFIASPENFQHLFASEXDNRPDPDVEFNKLRKGGTESGEETTVNNTSTPAALESVETKPVTAKKSAAKKKAASTTKARAIGDKAKAAAALNDTSSPKRKRKILNDTTGDVSSLDLDTFSPVRRNVPVSHLLNRPTVARPATPEIDMISAQCVSNALQSRNIQASNLKFGFLGLGMIKNLLNSGHSVVVWNRTATKCRKFQEVGAEVADTPSDVIEMTDVTFSCVADPQVAKELVFGNCGVMSANLVGKGYVEMTGVDPETSHDIAEQIISKGGRYLEAQIQGSKNQAEEGTLIILAAGERVLFEECQICFEAISRNSLYMGDVGNATKMNLVLQMISGVMLAGIAEGLALANRAGLQQKDVLEVLELTSMSSELVMQKGNAIIMGEFPPQQELKHMQKDLKLALNLAEGLEHXLPITAASNEVYKHAKCLGYGSHDSSAV, from the exons atgggtatacaaagtggagatttttcctCAATGTCCAATAACACCCCTGCATTGAATGTTTGTAGAtataatgaaatgtcaaatcCCAGCTCACAACAAAACTGGCTCGCTCGCACATTTAAAAAAAGATCAACAATTTTCGTTTGTTTTATAAAACTGCTAG GCTTCTCGCCCTGGCCAGGTCGTATCTCGGAGCCCCCGGCAGAGCTCCGCCGTATTACCGCCAAGAAAAACATTCCCGTTCGATGCATTTTCTTCTTTGGTTCCAACAACTATGCATGGATCGAGGAAAC CAAGCCATACCAGGAGTTCAAAGAGAAGCTGCTCTCGTCGTGCAAGTCGGCCGGCTTCAAGGAGGCCGTTCAGCAAATCGAAGAGTTCATCGCCTCGCCGGAAAACTTCCAGCATCTGTTCGCCTCGGAGTAAGACAACCGCCCCGAtccggacgtcgagttcaacaAACTGCGCAAAGGTGGCACCGAAAGCGGCGAGGAAACGACCGTCAACAACACGTCCACCCCGGCAGCGCTGGAATCGGTCGAAACGAAACCCGTAACGGCCAAGAAATCCGCCGCCAAAAAGAAAGCTGCTTCCACAACCAAAGCCCGCGCGATAGGCGACAAAGCGAAAGCTGCAGCGGCCCTGAACGACACTTCATCGCCCAAGCGCAAACGGAAAATCCTCAACGATACCACCGGCGATGTGTCCTCACTTGATCTCGACACTTTCTCCCCGGTGCGTCGCAATGTACCTGTATCACATCTGTTGAACCGACCAACGGTAGCCCGCCCGGCCACGCCGGAAATCGATATGATCAGcgcacagtg CGTGTCGAACGCGCTCCAGTCGCGCAACATTCAGGCCTCGAATCTGAAATTCGGGTTCCTCGGACTCGGCATGATCAAGAATCTACTCAATTCCGGCCACTCGGTCGTGGTTTGGAACCGGACGGCCACCAAGTGTCGGAAGTTCCAGGAAGTGGGCGCCGAAGTCGCCGACACCCCGTCGGACGTGATCGAAATGACCGATGTGACGTTCTCGTGCGTTGCCGATCCTCAGGTTGCCAAAGAGTTGGTATTCGGAAATTGTGGCGTCATGTCGGCCAATCTGGTCGGCAAAGGCTACGTTGAGATGACCGGCGTCGATCCCGAAACGTCAC ATGACATTGCAGAGCAAATTATCTCCAAAGGAGGACGATATCTAGAAGCACAAATTCAGGGATCCAAAAACCAAGCGGAGGAAGGAACGTTAATAATTCTGGCCGCCGGCGAACGGGTGCTGTTCGAGGAATGCCAGATCTGCTTCGAGGCCATCTCGCGCAACTCGTTGTACATGGGCGACGTGGGCAATGCCACCAAGATGAATCTGGTCCTGCAGATGATCTCCGGCGTGATGCTGGCCGGTATTGCCGAGGGGCTGGCGCTGGCCAATCGAGCGGGTCTTCAACAGAAGGATGTCCTGGAAGTGCTGGAACTGACAAGCATGTCGTCAGAGCTGGTTATGCAGAAGGGAAATGCAATCATCATGGGCGAATTCCCGCCCCAGCAGGAACTGAAGCACATGCAGAAGGACCTCAAGCTGGCGCTGAACCTGGCCGAAGGTCTGGAGC CCCTGCCCATCACGGCCGCCTCCAACGAGGTGTACAAGCACGCGAAATGCCTCGGCTACGGTTCCCACGATTCCAGCGCAGTTTAG